In Erythrobacter sp. F6033, a single genomic region encodes these proteins:
- the ppdK gene encoding pyruvate, phosphate dikinase has translation MSQQTVYTFGGAAPHDDPRQRDKTITGGKGANLAEMASIGLPVPPGFTITTEESVRYLREGADFSDALRSDVANALKHIEAAVGKNFGDAADPLLVSVRSGARVSMPGMMDTVLNLGLNDATVEGLANTSGDERFAWDSYRRFIQMYSDVVLGLDHGLFEEALEIVKEDNGFYADTELSADDWRALVAEFKALVEQEQGKPFPQNVTEQLWGAIAAVFDSWDSDRAKVYRRLNDIPADWGTAVNVQAMVFGNMGDTSATGVAFTRDPATGNHVYYGEYLINAQGEDVVAGIRTPQYLTKAARETAGAKPLSMEEAMPDAYRELARVFDLLEAHYKDMQDIEFTVERGKLWMLQTRSGKRTAKAALKMAVDMVGEGLIDEQEAVRRVDPMALDQLLHPTLDPDAPRNIMATGLPASPGAAAGKIVLDADTAEQWSQRGDKVILVRVETSPEDIHGMHAAQGILTARGGMTSHAAVVARGMGRPCVSGASAVSIDRDARTLRIGDKELKEGDEITLDGAKGEIMLGIVPTVEPELVGDFGTLMNWADKLRRMRVRTNAETPDDCRMARQFGAEGIGLCRTEHMFFDAGRISAVRQMILAEDEAGRRKALEVLLPEQRADFTAIFEVMAGLPCTIRLLDPPLHEFLPHGDAEFADLADATGLGVDHLKRRAGELHEFNPMLGHRGCRLGITFPEIYEMQARAIFEAVCAVQKESGEAPLPEIMIPLVATRRELEILRALVERVAEEVFEEQGARVEYLVGTMIELPRAALMAGEIAHEGAFFSFGTNDLTQTTLGVSRDDSARFLAPYVDKGIFPRDPFVSLDVDGVGQLVEMAAERGRATRPEIKLGICGEHGGDPASISFCEEVGLDYVSASPYRVPIARLAAAQAALAKA, from the coding sequence ATGTCGCAGCAAACGGTCTACACTTTCGGCGGAGCCGCTCCGCATGATGATCCCCGCCAGCGCGACAAGACCATCACCGGCGGCAAAGGCGCGAACCTCGCGGAAATGGCGAGCATTGGCCTGCCGGTGCCCCCAGGTTTCACGATCACCACCGAGGAAAGCGTGCGATATCTGCGCGAGGGTGCGGATTTCTCCGATGCGCTGCGCAGCGACGTTGCGAATGCGCTGAAACATATCGAAGCCGCCGTGGGTAAGAATTTCGGCGATGCGGCTGACCCGCTGCTCGTCTCCGTTCGCTCCGGCGCGCGGGTTTCCATGCCGGGTATGATGGACACCGTGCTCAACCTCGGTCTGAACGATGCGACGGTTGAAGGGCTTGCGAACACATCCGGCGATGAGCGTTTTGCGTGGGACAGCTACCGCCGCTTTATCCAGATGTATTCGGATGTTGTGCTCGGCCTCGACCACGGCCTGTTCGAAGAAGCGCTGGAAATCGTCAAAGAAGACAACGGTTTCTACGCCGATACGGAACTGTCCGCCGATGACTGGCGCGCTTTGGTTGCCGAGTTCAAAGCTCTCGTCGAGCAAGAGCAGGGCAAGCCGTTCCCGCAGAATGTGACCGAGCAATTGTGGGGCGCAATCGCCGCCGTGTTCGACAGCTGGGATAGCGACCGCGCGAAAGTTTACCGCCGTCTCAACGACATCCCCGCCGATTGGGGCACCGCCGTGAATGTTCAGGCGATGGTATTCGGCAATATGGGCGACACATCGGCAACGGGCGTGGCCTTCACCCGCGATCCGGCCACCGGCAACCACGTTTATTACGGCGAGTACTTGATCAACGCGCAGGGCGAAGATGTGGTCGCGGGCATCCGCACGCCGCAATATTTGACCAAGGCAGCGCGCGAGACTGCCGGAGCCAAGCCGCTGTCTATGGAAGAGGCGATGCCGGACGCTTATAGAGAGCTGGCACGCGTGTTTGACCTGCTCGAGGCGCACTACAAAGACATGCAGGACATCGAGTTCACCGTGGAGCGCGGGAAGCTTTGGATGCTGCAAACCCGCTCTGGCAAACGGACAGCGAAAGCGGCGTTGAAAATGGCGGTTGATATGGTCGGCGAAGGGCTGATTGACGAGCAAGAGGCCGTGCGCCGCGTTGATCCGATGGCTCTGGATCAATTGCTTCACCCGACGCTCGATCCCGATGCACCGCGCAACATTATGGCGACCGGTCTGCCCGCATCGCCTGGCGCGGCAGCGGGTAAAATTGTGCTGGATGCCGACACCGCAGAACAGTGGTCGCAGCGCGGAGACAAAGTCATCCTTGTCCGCGTGGAAACCTCGCCAGAGGACATTCACGGAATGCATGCAGCTCAAGGAATCCTGACGGCACGCGGCGGCATGACTTCCCACGCGGCCGTTGTTGCGCGCGGCATGGGCCGGCCCTGTGTTTCAGGCGCAAGTGCGGTTTCAATTGATCGCGACGCGCGGACGTTGCGGATCGGCGACAAGGAGTTGAAAGAAGGCGACGAAATCACTCTCGACGGGGCGAAAGGCGAGATTATGCTCGGCATTGTTCCAACCGTTGAGCCAGAGCTGGTTGGTGACTTTGGCACTCTGATGAACTGGGCCGACAAGCTACGCCGGATGCGGGTGCGCACGAACGCGGAAACGCCGGATGATTGCCGCATGGCGCGCCAGTTTGGCGCGGAGGGCATCGGGCTTTGCCGCACAGAGCATATGTTCTTTGACGCAGGCCGGATCAGCGCGGTTCGCCAGATGATCCTTGCCGAAGATGAAGCAGGCAGGCGCAAGGCGTTAGAAGTGTTGCTTCCTGAGCAGCGCGCAGATTTCACAGCGATTTTCGAAGTGATGGCGGGGTTGCCTTGCACGATCCGCCTGCTCGACCCGCCGCTGCACGAATTCCTGCCTCATGGTGATGCGGAATTTGCGGATCTTGCCGATGCGACCGGACTTGGTGTCGATCATTTGAAACGGCGCGCAGGCGAACTCCACGAATTTAACCCGATGCTTGGACATCGCGGTTGCCGTCTCGGGATCACATTCCCCGAAATCTATGAAATGCAGGCCCGCGCGATTTTTGAAGCGGTATGCGCGGTGCAGAAAGAAAGCGGCGAAGCGCCGCTGCCTGAAATCATGATCCCACTCGTGGCCACACGCCGCGAACTGGAAATTCTCCGCGCCCTTGTCGAGCGAGTTGCGGAGGAAGTCTTTGAAGAGCAGGGCGCACGGGTTGAATATCTTGTCGGCACGATGATTGAACTGCCTCGCGCCGCCTTGATGGCGGGCGAAATTGCGCACGAAGGCGCGTTTTTCAGCTTCGGTACGAATGATCTGACCCAGACAACCTTGGGTGTGTCGCGCGACGATTCTGCCCGGTTCCTCGCGCCTTATGTCGACAAAGGCATCTTCCCGCGCGATCCGTTTGTCAGTCTCGATGTGGACGGCGTCGGACAGCTCGTCGAAATGGCGGCAGAGCGGGGCAGGGCGACGCGGCCCGAAATCAAGCTGGGCATCTGCGGCGAACACGGCGGCGATCCGGCAAGCATCTCCTTCTGCGAGGAAGTCGGTCTCGACTATGTCAGCGCATCGCCATACCGCGTGCCGATTGCACGGCTTGCGGCGGCTCAGGCGGCGCTGGCGAAGGCTTAA
- a CDS encoding methyltransferase, with protein sequence MERAPPKIFSRRKSAAKWERARSRQSDANSAKYLVETMADDIAERLDFMNFVPETALIIGDTSGRLSNEFDSKGGAGNIGLLGKFDEEQPGPSAALQCIIHLLGLGTVNDLPGALIHARNALKEGGLFIAAFPGAGSVPVLRQLALAADGDRPAARIHPQVDIRAGTALLERAGFSRQVVDAYPIKVRFSSLENLISDLRDHGLTSSLTSPAPPITRTGWQRARDLFNSLRDEDGKVTETFEILVLTGWR encoded by the coding sequence ATGGAACGTGCGCCGCCCAAAATATTTAGTCGTCGAAAATCTGCCGCGAAGTGGGAACGCGCCCGCTCGCGTCAGAGCGATGCGAATTCTGCCAAATATCTGGTTGAGACGATGGCAGACGATATCGCCGAGCGATTGGATTTCATGAATTTTGTACCCGAAACGGCGTTGATCATAGGAGATACGAGCGGGCGGCTTTCGAATGAATTTGATTCAAAAGGCGGTGCCGGAAACATCGGTTTGCTCGGTAAATTTGATGAGGAACAACCCGGCCCATCTGCTGCACTCCAGTGTATCATTCACTTGCTCGGCCTCGGTACAGTCAACGATTTGCCCGGCGCTTTAATCCATGCCCGCAACGCGCTGAAAGAAGGCGGGCTCTTCATCGCCGCCTTTCCCGGCGCTGGTAGCGTGCCAGTCCTTCGCCAGCTTGCCCTGGCCGCTGATGGTGACCGGCCCGCTGCGCGCATTCATCCGCAGGTGGACATCCGCGCCGGGACCGCTCTGCTCGAAAGGGCCGGATTTTCGCGTCAGGTCGTTGACGCCTACCCAATTAAAGTCCGTTTCAGCTCGCTCGAAAACCTGATTTCCGACCTGCGTGATCACGGCCTTACAAGCTCTCTGACAAGTCCGGCCCCGCCCATCACTCGCACCGGCTGGCAGCGCGCCCGCGACCTGTTCAACAGTCTGCGCGACGAGGATGGTAAGGTCACGGAGACCTTTGAAATCCTAGTCCTGACTGGCTGGCGTTAA